One Solea senegalensis isolate Sse05_10M linkage group LG13, IFAPA_SoseM_1, whole genome shotgun sequence DNA segment encodes these proteins:
- the cldn2 gene encoding claudin-2 produces the protein MASTALELMGFFLGLIGMLGTLVATVLPYWQISAHIGSNIVTAVANMRGLWMECVYQSTGAFQCETYNSMLALPSDLQASRALMVISLVLSILAIAMAALGMQCTLCLEGSGAAKSRVAGAGGGLFLFAGFLALIPVAWTTHEVVQTFYRPNVPSSMKFELGECLYVGLASALISMLGGGMLCLSCCEEQDGVRGRRHAGGYPYPGGAGISGTGIRTTSQVYRNPTLQVGGINASSRGQTLLRTTSDDSHSSTHGVQGAKKPTASGYDITGYV, from the coding sequence ATGGCGTCAACAGCtctggagctgatgggcttctTCCTGGGCCTGATTGGGATGCTGGGAACACTGGTGGCCACCGTGCTACCGTACTGGCAGATTTCCGCCCACATCGGCTCCAACATTGTCACAGCCGTGGCGAATATGAGGGGCCTGTGGATGGAGTGTGTCTACCAGAGCACGGGAGCTTTTCAGTGTGAGACCTACAACTCCATGCTGGCCCTGCCCTCTGACCTTCAGGCATCTCGTGCCCTCATGGTCATCTCCTTGGTGCTGTCTATCCTTGCCATCGCCATGGCAGCTCTGGGAATGCAGTGCACTCTTTGCCTTGAGGGCTCAGGTGCGGCAAAGAGTCGTGTGGCTGGAGCCGGCGGGGGATTATTCCTCTTTGCCGGCTTTCTGGCGCTCATACCTGTGGCGTGGACCACACACGAGGTGGTCCAGACCTTCTACAGACCAAATGTGCCTTCCAGCATGAAGTTTGAGCTTGGGGAGTGTCTGTATGTGGGTCTGGCCTCAGCGCTTATCTCAATGCTGGGCGGGGGGATGCTGTGCCTGTCGTGCTGCGAGGAGCAGGACGGCGTCCGCGGTAGACGACACGCCGGAGGGTATCCATACCCAGGAGGAGCCGGAATCTCCGGCACGGGGATAAGGACAACCTCGCAGGTCTACCGCAACCCCACGCTGCAGGTGGGGGGTATAAACGcatccagcagggggcagactCTGTTACGCACTACTAGTGACGACTCCCATTCCAGTACACATGGAGTCCAGGGAGCCAAGAAGCCAACAGCGTCAGGATATGACATCACAGGCTACGTGTGA